A single genomic interval of Helianthus annuus cultivar XRQ/B chromosome 13, HanXRQr2.0-SUNRISE, whole genome shotgun sequence harbors:
- the LOC118479243 gene encoding putative disease resistance RPP13-like protein 1, translated as MAETIATELVKVLFQKLSDEAFKRIARAQGFHNELKELKSTLSRIQDLLNDASQKEVTHKSVKSWLNALQHLAYDINDVLDDLATEDMHRELTLESRANICSKVRKLIPSCCTNFSLTHRLSPRLDSINRELEKLEKRKTDLGLLKIDEKPRNTSRRSETSLPERDVVGREVEKEQLLKKLLGDDDGSSQDNFSVLPIVGMGGVGKTTLARLLYNDTKVQDHFEPKAWVCVSDDFDIFKISNTIFQSVTTTKNEKFEDLDKLQIAIAEQFKGKRFLLVVDDVWSENYGDWENLVRPFLSCAPGSRIIMTTRKEQLLKQIGFHNVDRLKSLSSEDALRLFAVHALGVDNFDSHTTLKPQGEGIVKKCGCLPLALKAIGRLLRTKTDREDWDEVLNSEIWDVEIGNATESGKDVENSDKIVPALRISYHELSADLKQLFAYCSLFPKDFLFDKEELVSLWMAEGFLNPSKSPERLGREYFEILLSRSFFQHAPNDESLFIMHDLMNDLATFVAGEFFLRFDNHMETNPEALVKYRHMSFTREEYVGYQKFEAFKGAKSLRTFLAVSPGVDKGWGYCYLSSKILDDLLPELTLLRVLSLSRFQISEVPEFIGTLKHLRYLNLSRTNIEELPENVGNLYNLQTLIVSECWGLTNLPKSFLNLKRLRHLDIRHTPLEKLPLGIGELESLQTLSKIIIEGDDGFAINELKGLTNLHGKVSIEGLHKVQSAKHAREANLSLKKITGLELQWVDVFDGSRTDTLEEEVLNELKPNSDTLKTLSMVSYGGTQISNWVGDRSFHELVNVSIRGCKKCTSLPPFGLLPSLKRLHIQGMDEVKLIGLELTGNDVNAFRSLEVLTFEDMSGWEGWSTKNEGSAAVFPCLKELYVKNCPQLINVSLQALPSLKVLEIKRCGDDVLRSLVQVASSVTELRITDILGLTYKVWRGVIGYLREVEDLSIEECNEIEYLWESETEASKLLVRLKELSLRGCSGLVSLEEKEEDDNFGSSTGLLSLRTLYVNSCSSIKRLCCPNSIESLDIRYCSVITDVYLPKEGGNKLKSVRIWGCYKLEGKINKTSMPMLETLTIIAWENLRSISELSNSTHLTSVDIMRCPHIVSLPELQLSNLTRLSISECESLVSLPELSNLTSLSVSDCKSLESLPELSNLTHFEISECESLVSLPELSNLTFLSISNCERLVSLPELKNLALLKDLKIRRCPGIDVSIHGGRWPPKLCSLTLEGLKKKPISEWGDLNFPTSLVDLTLEDEPNVRNFSQLLHLFPSSLTSLDITGFEKLESLSTGLQHLTSLQHLYIGYCPKVNDLPETLLPSLLSLSIYGDCPKLKERCEGRGSHYWPRISHIPYIHI; from the coding sequence ATGGCTGAAACTATTGCTACTGAACTCGTCAAAGTCCTTTTCCAGAAGCTGTCTGATGAAGCCTTCAAGCGAATTGCTCGCGCTCAGGGATTTCACAACGAGCTGAAGGAGTTGAAGAGCACACTGTCCAGGATCCAAGATCTGCTTAATGATGCTTCCCAGAAGGAGGTGACTCATAAATCTGTCAAATCATGGTTGAATGCTCTCCAACATCTGGCTTACGATATCAATGACGTACTCGACGATTTGGCTACCGAAGACATGCATCGTGAGCTGACCCTGGAATCAAGAGCAAACATCTGCAGCAAGGTAAGAAAGCTCATCCCATCATGCTGCACAAATTTCTCACTAACTCATAGGCTGTCTCCCAGGTTAGATAGTATTAACAGAGAGTTAGAAAAGCTAGAAAAACGAAAAACGGATCTAGGTTTGCTTAAGATAGATGAAAAGCCAAGAAATACTAGTAGAAGAAGCGAAACCTCTTTGCCAGAACGCGATGTTGTCGGAAGAGAAGTTGAGAAAGAGCAATTGCTTAAAAAGTTGTTGGGGGATGATGATGGGTCATCTCAGGATAACTTTAGCGTCTTACCTATAGTTGGTATGGGTGGGGTTGGAAAAACCACTCTCGCTAGACTTTTGTACAATGATACAAAGGTGCAGGATCACTTTGAACCCAAGGCATGGGTTTGTGTTTCAGATGATTTTGATATTTTTAAGATAAGCAATACCATCTTTCAGTCTGTGACTACTACCAAAAACGAGAAATTTGAAGATTTAGATAAGCTTCAAATAGCTATTGCAGAGCAATTTAAGGGCAAACGATTTCTACTAGTAGTTGATGATGTGTGGAGTGAAAACTATGGGGATTGGGAAAACCTAGTGCGCCCATTTCTATCATGTGCTCCTGGAAGTAGGATAATCATGACAACTCGTAAGGAGCAATTGCTCAAACAAATAGGTTTTCATAATGTAGACCGTCTCAAGAGTTTGTCGAGTGAAGATGCATTGCGTTTATTTGCAGTACATGCATTGGGGGTAGATAACTTCGACTCACACACGACACTTAAACCGCAAGGTGAAGGTATTGTGAAAAAGTGTGGTTGTTTGCCTTTGGCTTTAAAGGCAATTGGAAGGCTTTTAAGGACGAAAACAGATAGAGAAGACTGGGATGAGGTGTTGAATAGCGAGATATGGGATGTAGAAATTGGTAATGCCACTGAAAGTGGTAAAGATGTGGAAAATAGTGATAAGATTGTTCCGGCACTTAGGATAAGCTACCATGAACTTTCTGCAGATTTGAAGCAGTTGTTTGCATACTGTTCCTTGTTCCCCAAAGACTTTTTGTTTGACAAGGAGGAGTTGGTATCGTTGTGGATGGCAGAAGGGTTTTTGAACCCATCCAAGTCACCAGAACGCTTGGGCCGTGaatattttgaaattttattatCAAGGTCATTTTTCCAACATGCACCGAATGATGAATCATTGTTTATCATGCATGATCTGATGAATGACTTGGCCACTTTTGTTGCCGGGGAATTTTTTCTAAGGTTTGACAATCATATGGAGACAAATCCAGAAGCTTTGGTAAAGTATCGCCATATGTCATTTACTCGCGAGGAGTATGTAGGTTACCAAAAGTTTGAGGCATTCAAAGGAGCCAAAAGCTTGAGAACATTTTTAGCAGTATCTCCCGGTGTGGATAAAGGTTGGGGCTATTGTTACTTATCTTCTAAGATTTTGGATGACTTACTTCCAGAGTTAACATTGTTAAGGGTCCTTTCTTTGAGTCGTTTTCAGATAAGTGAGGTACCGGAGTTCATTGGTACTTTGAAACACTTGCGGTATCTTAACTTATCTCGAACAAATATAGAAGAGTTACCAGAGAATGTTGGAAACCTTTATAATCTACAGACATTGATCGTTTCTGAGTGTTGGGGGTTAACAAACCTGCCTAAAAGCTTCTTAAATCTTAAAAGGTTACGACATTTGGACATAAGACATACTCCGTTGGAGAAGCTGCCATTGGGGATTGGTGAGTTGGAAAGCCTACAGACTCTCTCCAAGATCATCATTGAAGGAGATGATGGCTTTGCAATAAATGAGCTCAAGGGATTAACAAATCTCCATGGGAAAGTTTCCATTGAGGGATTGCACAAAGTGCAAAGCGCAAAGCATGCACGGGAGGCGAACTTATCTCTGAAAAAGATTACTGGATTAGAGCTGCAATGGGTTGATGTGTTTGATGGCTCACGAACGGATACACTTGAAGAGGAAGTTCTCAATGAGCTGAAACCTAATAGTGATACGTTGAAAACGCTTTCAATGGTGTCATACGGGGGAACACAAATTTCAAATTGGGTTGGTGATCGCTCCTTTCATGAGTTGGTTAATGTGTCAATACGTGGTTGTAAAAAATGCACATCTCTACCCCCATTTGGGTTGCTCCCATCACTTAAGAGGTTGCATATTCAAGGCATGGATGAGGTTAAACTCATAGGTCTGGAGTTAACCGGAAATGATGTTAACGCCTTCCGTTCACTTGAAGTGCTAACATTTGAAGATATGTCTGGATGGGAGGGGTGGTCAACTAAAAATGAGGGTTCAGCAGCAGTGTTTCCATGCCTTAAAGAGCTTTATGTAAAGAATTGTCCACAATTGATTAATGTCTCACTACAAGCACTGCCTTCACTCAAGGTTCTTGAAATTAAGAGATGTGGTGATGATGTGTTGAGAAGTCTGGTTCAGGTAGCTTCCTCAGTCACCGAGTTGAGAATAACTGATATCTTAGGGCTTACATATAAGGTGTGGAGAGGAGTTATAGGGTATCTTAGGGAAGTTGAAGATTTAAGTATTGAAGAATGTAATGAAATAGAATACTTGTGGGAATCAGAAACAGAGGCAAGTAAGCTTCTTGTGAGATTAAAGGAATTGAGTTTACGGGGATGTTCAGGTTTGGTAAGTTTAGAAGAGAAAGAGGAGGATGACAATTTTGGGAGCAGCACCGGCCTGTTATCTCTTAGAACTTTGTATGTAAATTCTTGTAGTAGCATAAAGCGTTTATGCTGTCCAAATAGCATTGAGAGTTTGGATATTCGTTATTGTTCAGTTATTACAGATGTCTACCTCCCAAAAGAAGGAGGGAATAAGCTCAAATCAGTTAGAATATGGGGTTGTTATAAACTTGagggaaaaatcaacaaaacaagCATGCCAATGCTTGAAACCCTAACTATTATTGCTTGGGAAAATCTAAGATCAATCAGTGAATTGAGTAACTCCACTCACCTCACCAGCGTGGATATAATGCGATGCCCACATATCGTGTCACTTCCAGAGCTTCAGCTATCAAACCTCACCCGTTTGTCAATTTCTGAATGTGAAAGTCTGGTGTCATTACCTGAGCTATCGAATCTCACCAGTTTGTCAGTTAGTGATTGTAAAAGTCTGGAGTCATTACCTGAGCTATCAAACCTCACCCATTTTGAAATTTCTGAATGTGAAAGTCTGGTGTCATTACCTGAGCTATCAAACCTCACCTTTTTGTCAATTAGTAATTGCGAACGTCTAGTGTCATTACCTGAGCTAAAGAATCTCGCCTTGTTAAAAGATCTGAAAATCAGAAGGTGTCCAGGTATTGATGTTTCCATTCATGGTGGGCGTTGGCCTCCCAAATTGTGCTCACTTACACTAGAAGGGTTGAAGAAGAAGCCCATATCAGAGTGGGGGGATCTGAATTTTCCAACTTCCCTTGTTGACCTGACGTTAGAGGATGAACCCAATGTGAGGAACTTTAGTCAATTGCTCCACCTTTTCCCTTCTTCTCTTACATCTCTGGACATAACTGGATTTGAAAAACTGGAATCACTATCAACGGGACTCCAACACCTCACATCTCTTCAACATCTGTACATTGGGTATTGCCCAAAGGTGAACGATCTACCAGAGACGCTGTTACCTTCACTTTTGAGTTTGAGTATATATGGTGATTGCCCAAAATTGAAAGAGAGGTGTGAAGGAAGAGGCTCCCACTACTGGCCCCGAATCTCTCATATCCCCTACATCCACATATAA